A single window of Botrytis cinerea B05.10 chromosome 3, complete sequence DNA harbors:
- the Bccla4 gene encoding Bccla4, translating into MASQNSIYTPGQFMNPGPAPRPPAGPRLNYTPTTANIPGNVSAPNIAQLSINSPITRTATSTYSGSTVSLPLARQQTNMDGQGGVAVIKEGWASVKEGKNFISPWKNKWLILRKEALDFHKTEGGKVAYQIVLKDVLGVSRVEAAGTIFEIRRTMNGSSNNPGDDDSTGRTLQIKVKSDDDLYEWIDFIYARCPGMGGVSNPTNFSHSVHVGFDPNTGEFVGLPAEWSKLLNSSAITKEDYERNPQAVFEVLEFYSDITKRQQNPQQFSSLTPTPSAAPNQNKQLGYMPGNSIAPPRPLQPQQQPSNNGYGSPQQQQPRRPTPPEQSQQRNQMQQMASNYVTPDQRDEQRQMQLAAQRQREFEIAEQNRLDMENYNASIPQTRTPMAKQEIGGGGYSSSPSQDRYNPTRVAPSAPRPQQGQQTAAPRPAQRQAPSAPTSNGPARPPLTTQQSSSSVRDQNGSEKQDPRYQNGQAANASQQQRPVQQQPASRLPAPVKPLNVAPKPAANGAQQNDAVKAAEAALTAKPAASERTKDVRMSTMSENEVMAKLKEAVSKDDPNLSYSKQKKIGQGASGSVYVAKVKENPASPVAREVLRQQGSKAQVAIKQMDLAHQPRKELIVNEIMVMKDSKHRNIVNFLDAFLRNNYTELWVVMEYMEGGALTDVIDNNSNITEDQISTICLETCRGLEHLHAQSIIHRDIKSDNVLLDARGNVKITDFGFCAKLTESKSKRATMVGTPYWMAPEVVKQKEYGPKVDIWSLGIMAIEMIESEPPYLNEEPLKALYLIATNGTPRLKKPEKLSKELKAFLSVCLCVDIRSRASADELLMHDFLKHGCDTASLANLLHFRKNAK; encoded by the exons ATGGCTTCACAAAATAG CATTTACACACCAGGTCAATTCATGAACCCGGGACCCGCGCCTCGACCTCCTGCTGGCCCTCGACTAAATTACACTCCTACTACCGCGAATATTCCAGGAAATGTGTCTGCCCCTAACATTGCCCAGTTAAGCATCAATTCCCCAATCACCAGAACCGCCACATCGACATACTCAGGCTCGACTGTCTCTCTTCCTTTAGCTCGACAACAGACCAATATGGATGGACAAGGAGGCGTCGCAGTGATCAAGGAGGGATGGGCTTCAGTCAAGGAAGGCAAGAACTTCATCAGTCCTTGGAAGAATAAGTGGCTTATCCTCCGAAAGGAGGCACTCGATTTTCACAAGACTGAAGGTGGTAAAGTTGCCTATCAGATTGTACTCAAGGATGTTCTTGGAGTTTCAAGAGTTGAGGCCGCGGGAACTATCTTCGAAATCAGGAGAACCATGAACGGCTCATCAAACAATCCAGGAGACGATGACAGCACTGGAAGGACTCTCCAGATTAAAGTGAAGAGTGATGACGATTTGTACGAATGGATTGATTTCATCTATGCCCGTTGCCCTGGGATGGGCGGTGTCAGCAACCCAACTAATTTCAGTCATTCCGTCCATGTCGGTTTCGATCCTAATACTGGAGAGTTCGTCGGTTTGCCAGCAGAGTGGTCAAAATTGTTGAACTCTTCCGCTATCACCAAGGAAGATTATGAGAGAAATCCTCAAGCTGTTTTTGAAGTTCTAGAATTTTACTCTGACATCACAAAGCGTCAACAAAATCCCCAGCAATTTTCGAGTTTGACACCCACACCATCTGCCGctccaaatcaaaacaagCAACTTGGTTATATGCCAGGCAACTCTATAGCACCACCCAGGCCTCTGCAACCTCAGCAGCAGCCAAGTAACAATGGTTACGGTTCGCCACAGCAGCAACAACCTAGAAGACCTACACCCCCAGAGCAAAGTCAGCAGCGCAATCAAATGCAACAAATGGCATCAAACTATGTTACTCCAGATCAACGCGATGAACAGAGACAGATGCAACTGGCTGCACAAAGACAGCGAGAATTTGAGATCGCAGAACAAAACCGATTGGATATGGAAAATTATAACGCATCAATTCCTCAAACTCGCACACCAATGGCCAAACAGGAGATTGGAGGCGGTGGTTATTCGAGCAGTCCATCTCAAGACCGCTATAACCCGACTAGGGTGGCACCATCTGCCCCTCGTCCACAGCAAGGACAACAAACCGCTGCTCCAAGACCAGCCCAGAGACAAGCGCCGTCAGCACCAACTTCGAATGGCCCCGCCAGACCACCACTTACCACTCAGCAGAGTTCTTCTTCGGTGAGAGACCAAAATGGATCCGAGAAACAAGATcctcgatatcaaaatggaCAAGCCGCAAATGCATCCCAGCAGCAGCGACCAGTTCAGCAACAACCAGCGTCGAGGTTGCCTGCCCCAGTTAAGCCACTTAATGTTGCACCAAAACCAGCTGCTAATGGCGCCCAACAAAATGATGCGGTCAAAGCTGCAGAAGCTGCTCTTACTGCTAAGCCAGCCGCTTCTGAGCGCACCAAGGATGTTAGAATGTCAACCATGTCGGAGAACGAGGTCATGGCTAAATTGAAGGAAGCTGTTTCTAAGGACGACCCCAACCTTTCTTACTCCAAGCAGAAGAAAATTGGTCAAGGTGCTTCAGGCTCTGTATATGTTGCGAAGGTCAAGGAAAACCCAGCATCTCCTGTTGCTCGCGAAGTGTTGCGTCAACAAGGCAGTAAAGCTCAAGTTGCAATTAAACAAATGGATTTGGCTCACCAGCCAAGAAAGGAGTTGATTGTAAATGAGATCATGGTTATGAAGGATAGCAAGCATCGCAACATTGTCAATTTCCTTGATGCTTTCTTGAGAAACAACTATACCGAACTCTGGGTAGTCATGGAATATATGGAGGGAGGCGCCTTGACCGATGTTATTGACAACAATTCGAACATTACTGAAGATCAAATCTCTACCATTTGCCTCGAG ACTTGTCGCGGACTCGAGCATCTTCATGCACAAAGCATTATCCATCGTGATATCAAGAGTGACAATGTTCTGCTCGATGCCCGTGGTAATGTTAAAATCA CCGATTTTGGATTCTGCGCCAAACTCACCGAATCTAAATCCAAGCGTGCGACCATGGTCGGTACTCCTTACTGGATGGCTCCTGAGGTTGTCAAGCAAAAGGAATATGGACCAAAGGTTGATATTTGGTCTCTTGGTATCATGGCTATTGAGATGATTGAATCCGAACCCCCATATCTCAACGAGGAGCCTCTCAAAGCTCTGTACTTGATTGCCACAAATGGCACTCCTCGTCTCAAGAAGCCTGAAAAGCTCAGCAAAGAACTCAAGGCTTTCTTGTCCGTTTGTCTCTGTGTCGATATTAGAAGCAGAGCATCTGCAGATGAACTGCTGATGCATGACTTCTTGAAGCACGGCTGCGACACTGCTAGCTTAGCTAACCTTCTGCATTTCCGAAAGAACGCCAAATAA
- the Bcrpf1 gene encoding Bcrpf1, with the protein MGSKRVHPASSKAALPFKTGNKFKRQDLHIKQKKARDNDRRDIRFKRKREEDRDPELRRQRLAKNVPHTIDNKRVWDEVSGDGNDLNISVDVEQLKRRRIEEAEAAEQEPLDEEPEEKDDDADSMLDSDSEKGSDDEDEETESRPRAVSNAPSTTSTNLDLTPSSLSLKFPTLFTDEPPPAPKILLTTSLNSTLHAEAHLLCTLFPNSNYVPRSAHRYGHKYSLREICKFATNREYTSVVMLKEDAKVPTGLTIVHLPSGPTCHFSIKNWVEGKKLPGHGNPTNHYPELILNNFRTPLGLLTARLFLTLFPPQPELQGRQVVTLHNQRDYIFVRRHRYVFREKRETEKSVVGPDGKIVEGVEGIRAGLQELGPRFTLKLRRVDKGIGRAGSEGDDAVQWQWKAGMEKQRTRFNL; encoded by the coding sequence ATGGGTTCCAAACGTGTGCACCCAGCCTCCTCGAAGGCAGCATTGCCTTTTAAAACTGGtaataaattcaagagaCAAGATCTTCATATCAAACAGAAGAAGGCTCGTGATAACGATCGCAGAGATATACGCTTCAAacgaaagagagaagaagatagagaTCCCGAATTGAGAAGACAGCGGTTGGCAAAGAACGTTCCACATACAATTGATAATAAGCGTGTTTGGGATGAAGTATCGGGCGATGGAAACGACCTCAATATCAGTGTAGATGTCGagcaattgaagagaagGCGCATAGAAGAGGCAGAGGCCGCAGAGCAAGAACCTTTAGATGAAGAACCAGAGGAAAAGGACGATGATGCCGATAGTATGCTGGACTCGGATTCTGAGAAGGGATCGGAcgacgaggatgaagaaaccGAAAGCCGACCTCGAGCAGTTAGCAATGCGCCTTCAACAACCAGCACAAATCTCGACCTTACACCATCTTCTCTATCTCTCAAATTTCCCACCCTCTTCACGGATGAACCTCCGCCAGCTCCAAAAATTCTCCTCACAACATCCTTAAACTCTACACTCCATGCAGAAGCTCATCTGTTATGCACTCTTTTCCCAAACAGCAATTACGTTCCTCGATCGGCCCATCGCTATGGACACAAATATTCTCTACGTGAGATCTGCAAATTTGCTACGAATCGCGAGTATACATCCGTTGTGATGCTTAAAGAAGACGCCAAGGTACCCACTGGCTTGACCATTGTTCATCTACCATCTGGTCCCACATGTCATTTCTCGATCAAGAATTGGgttgaaggaaagaagttACCTGGCCATGGTAATCCAACAAATCACTACCCAGAACTCATTTTGAACAACTTTCGCACACCATTGGGATTGTTGACCGCGAGATTATTCTTGACGCTATTCCCACCACAACCAGAGTTACAGGGCAGACAAGTAGTTACGTTGCACAACCAACgtgattatatatttgtCCGAAGACACCGATATGTTTTCAGGGAGAAGCGAGAAACAGAGAAGAGCGTAGTAGGACCGGATGGAAAAATCGTGGAAGGTGTAGAGGGCATTAGAGCTGGATTGCAAGAGCTAGGACCAAGATTCACgttgaagttgagaagaGTTGATAAGGGAATTGGCAGAGCAGGCAGTGAAGGAGACGACGCTGTTCAATGGCAATGGAAGGCTGGAATGGAGAAGCAAAGAACAAGGTTCAACCTTTAG